A window of the Nitrospirota bacterium genome harbors these coding sequences:
- a CDS encoding electron transfer flavoprotein-ubiquinone oxidoreductase — protein sequence MEKEPETIDVDVLFVGAGPANLAGAYHLCRLIDDHNRAVEKGEKKGEKLQDLTIAVIEKAGQVGAHGFSGAVMDPIALKEFMPDYKDKGAPIEKVVEKDYIYVFTKSAGIRLPFAPPPMQNHGNLVISLSKFTQWMAGLLDSNRVMLFTEFAGAKPIYEGDRVVGVRTGEKGIGKKGQKKSSYDPGTNIRAKVTILGEGPLGPLTRQVVDKFKLNEGRMPISYATGVKEVWQLPKGRIKQGWVLHSMGWPHPFVKNDSMGGGWVYTMDNDQLSVGFVTWLDYRNPYTDPHRLFQLFKTHPTIKALLKDAELVQYGAKTVPVSGYWSVPKLYADGVMIVGDSAGMCNGMRLKGVHIAIKSGMLAAETALGALVKKDFGAATLRGYEEAVHKSWIWKELHKARNFHQVYHHGMLVGLVRTGIQTALGGRDLFGDRIDAKADRAYMNKKLWYKDGGGMPEIKFDNKYLCDKMTDIYNSGTTHEEDQPSHLVVADLDLCENRCTKEYGNPCQYFCPAQVYEPRVEEGGKFALHLNPSNCVHCKTCDIKDPYNNILWVPPEGGGGPKYTVL from the coding sequence ATGGAAAAAGAGCCTGAAACAATAGATGTAGACGTATTGTTCGTGGGGGCGGGTCCCGCCAACCTCGCCGGCGCTTACCACCTTTGCCGGCTGATCGACGATCATAACCGAGCGGTCGAAAAGGGCGAAAAGAAAGGGGAAAAGCTTCAAGACCTCACCATCGCCGTGATTGAAAAGGCCGGGCAAGTGGGGGCTCACGGTTTTTCCGGCGCGGTGATGGATCCCATCGCGCTCAAAGAGTTCATGCCCGATTACAAGGACAAGGGCGCCCCAATCGAGAAAGTCGTCGAGAAGGACTACATCTACGTGTTTACGAAATCGGCCGGGATCCGGCTACCCTTCGCCCCCCCCCCGATGCAGAACCATGGAAACCTCGTCATCTCGCTGTCCAAATTCACTCAGTGGATGGCCGGCCTGCTCGATTCGAACCGCGTGATGCTCTTCACCGAATTCGCCGGCGCGAAACCGATCTACGAGGGGGATCGCGTGGTCGGCGTGCGGACGGGTGAAAAGGGCATCGGCAAAAAGGGCCAGAAAAAATCGAGTTACGACCCCGGAACGAACATCCGCGCAAAAGTGACGATCCTCGGCGAGGGTCCGCTCGGCCCGCTCACGCGGCAAGTGGTGGACAAGTTCAAGCTCAACGAGGGGCGAATGCCGATCAGCTACGCCACGGGCGTCAAGGAAGTCTGGCAACTCCCCAAGGGCCGGATCAAGCAGGGCTGGGTCCTCCATTCGATGGGATGGCCCCACCCGTTCGTCAAGAACGATTCGATGGGCGGTGGATGGGTCTACACCATGGACAACGACCAACTGTCGGTTGGTTTCGTGACCTGGCTGGACTACCGTAATCCCTACACCGATCCCCACCGGCTGTTTCAGCTTTTCAAGACGCACCCGACGATCAAGGCTCTGCTCAAGGACGCCGAACTCGTGCAATACGGAGCCAAGACCGTGCCCGTAAGCGGGTACTGGTCCGTCCCGAAACTGTATGCGGACGGTGTGATGATTGTCGGAGACTCCGCTGGAATGTGCAACGGCATGCGGCTCAAGGGCGTTCACATCGCGATCAAGTCCGGCATGCTCGCCGCGGAAACCGCTTTGGGAGCCCTGGTCAAGAAAGACTTCGGCGCCGCGACGCTCCGTGGATACGAAGAAGCCGTGCACAAGAGCTGGATCTGGAAGGAACTCCACAAGGCGCGCAATTTCCACCAAGTCTACCATCACGGGATGCTGGTCGGTCTCGTCCGCACGGGCATCCAGACCGCGCTCGGCGGTCGCGATCTGTTCGGCGACCGTATCGACGCCAAGGCGGACCGCGCCTATATGAACAAGAAACTTTGGTACAAGGACGGCGGCGGAATGCCGGAGATCAAGTTCGACAACAAGTACCTCTGCGACAAGATGACCGACATCTACAACTCGGGCACCACGCACGAGGAGGATCAACCGAGCCACCTTGTTGTAGCGGACCTCGACCTGTGTGAGAACCGCTGCACGAAGGAGTACGGCAATCCGTGCCAATATTTCTGCCCCGCGCAGGTTTATGAGCCGCGCGTCGAAGAGGGCGGGAAATTCGCGCTCCACCTCAATCCCTCGAATTGCGTCCACTGTAAGACGTGCGACATCAAGGACCCGTACAATAATATCCTCTGGGTCCCTCCCGAAGGCGGCGGCGGCCCGAAGTACACGGTATTGTAA
- the dnaK gene encoding molecular chaperone DnaK produces the protein MPPTIGIDLGTTNSCCAVIEGGRPVVVVNQEGTRTTPSVVAFGQNSELLVGHPAKRQMVVNPKSSVFAVKRLMGRSYFSDVVQQARSHYPYDIVEGDSRDAWVQLDGRKFSPPEISSKILAKLRQAAERHTSGEVKDAVVTVPAYFDDRQRQATKDAGEIAGLNVVRIINEPTAAALAYGIDKADTGTVAVFDLGGGTFDISMLEVKKGIFHVLSTCGDTFLGGEDFDQEILKHFIGVCEGTLNMKLPKDPFVFQRLKEAAENAKHELSFSSETLVSIPFLTTGGGHSHSIQFRFARADMEKLVDGLVQRLAPFCQRAMSDAKLTPKSIDAVLLVGGMTRMPAVRRLAEQVFQKPPRGDINPDEAVAIGAAIQAGIISGALEKILLLDVTPLSLGIETGGGIFTKIIDRNTTIPIKRSRIFTTAYDQQPMVEVNVLQGEREMAEDNLSLGKFQLIGIPPSPRGVPQIEVQFEIDADGLVRVTARDLGTGQEQAIQVKSFGGLGRGEVERLQKEAEDHAQTDREKREAAEARNLAESILYGANKILADYTDKLDETTRGDLEKTVDLLETAMEKDDLAQVRELSRMLTSLVNTFASKLYETSPG, from the coding sequence ATGCCGCCGACCATCGGGATCGACCTCGGCACGACGAATTCGTGCTGCGCGGTGATCGAGGGAGGTCGTCCGGTGGTGGTCGTCAATCAGGAGGGAACGCGCACCACGCCATCGGTCGTTGCGTTCGGTCAGAACAGCGAACTCCTCGTGGGCCATCCGGCCAAGCGGCAGATGGTGGTCAACCCCAAATCCTCCGTTTTTGCGGTGAAACGGCTGATGGGGAGAAGCTACTTCTCCGACGTGGTCCAACAGGCGCGATCGCATTACCCGTACGACATTGTGGAGGGGGACAGCCGGGACGCGTGGGTCCAACTGGACGGCCGCAAGTTTAGCCCGCCGGAAATCTCGTCCAAAATTCTTGCCAAGTTGCGGCAGGCCGCCGAGCGGCACACGAGCGGTGAAGTCAAGGACGCGGTCGTGACCGTGCCGGCCTATTTCGACGATCGCCAGCGTCAAGCCACTAAAGATGCCGGCGAGATCGCCGGACTGAATGTCGTTCGCATCATCAATGAACCCACCGCCGCGGCGCTGGCCTACGGTATCGACAAAGCCGACACAGGCACGGTGGCCGTGTTCGATCTCGGTGGAGGAACGTTCGATATCTCCATGCTGGAAGTGAAAAAGGGCATTTTCCACGTGCTCTCCACCTGCGGGGACACCTTCCTCGGCGGCGAGGATTTCGACCAGGAAATTCTCAAGCATTTCATCGGCGTGTGCGAAGGGACCCTCAACATGAAACTGCCGAAGGATCCCTTCGTCTTCCAGCGCTTGAAAGAAGCGGCTGAAAATGCCAAGCACGAGCTCTCCTTCTCATCGGAAACGCTTGTTTCGATCCCCTTCCTGACCACGGGCGGCGGCCATTCCCACTCGATCCAATTTCGATTCGCCCGGGCGGACATGGAGAAACTGGTCGACGGTCTTGTGCAACGGCTCGCGCCCTTCTGCCAGCGGGCCATGTCCGATGCGAAATTGACACCCAAGAGTATCGATGCGGTGCTGCTCGTCGGCGGGATGACGCGCATGCCCGCCGTCCGCCGGCTGGCCGAGCAGGTCTTCCAGAAACCGCCCCGGGGGGACATCAATCCGGACGAGGCCGTGGCCATTGGCGCGGCCATTCAGGCGGGAATCATCTCCGGTGCGCTCGAAAAAATACTGCTGCTTGATGTGACCCCTCTCTCCCTGGGAATCGAAACGGGGGGAGGGATTTTCACCAAGATCATCGATCGGAACACCACCATTCCCATCAAACGCTCGCGGATTTTCACCACGGCCTATGACCAGCAGCCCATGGTGGAGGTGAACGTTCTCCAGGGCGAGCGCGAAATGGCGGAGGACAACCTCAGCCTCGGCAAATTCCAGCTCATCGGCATCCCGCCCTCTCCGCGCGGCGTTCCCCAAATTGAGGTGCAATTCGAAATTGACGCGGACGGACTGGTCCGGGTGACCGCGAGAGACCTCGGGACGGGCCAGGAGCAGGCCATCCAGGTGAAAAGTTTCGGGGGATTGGGGCGTGGCGAAGTCGAGCGGCTCCAGAAGGAAGCGGAGGATCACGCGCAAACCGACCGGGAGAAGCGCGAGGCCGCCGAGGCTCGGAACCTTGCGGAAAGCATTCTCTACGGGGCGAACAAGATTCTGGCGGACTACACGGACAAATTGGATGAGACGACCCGTGGAGACCTGGAAAAAACGGTCGACCTGCTGGAGACGGCGATGGAGAAAGATGACCTGGCGCAGGTGAGGGAGCTCTCCCGAATGCTCACGTCCCTTGTGAATACTTTCGCCAGCAAGCTTTACGAGACAAGCCCCGGATAG
- a CDS encoding DUF4926 domain-containing protein, producing MKYELFTRVALREDLPDHGLRRGDVATLVEHHPGRAGQESGYSLEVFNAVGDTVAVVTVRESQVEPLTANELLHVRPLAA from the coding sequence ATGAAATACGAATTGTTCACGAGAGTCGCCTTGAGAGAAGACCTGCCGGATCACGGTCTCCGGCGCGGCGACGTCGCAACCTTGGTCGAACACCACCCCGGCCGAGCCGGCCAGGAGTCAGGCTACAGCCTCGAAGTGTTCAACGCCGTCGGCGACACCGTGGCGGTTGTTACCGTGCGTGAATCACAGGTCGAGCCGCTGACCGCCAACGAACTCCTGCACGTCCGCCCGCTCGCCGCATAA
- a CDS encoding glycosyltransferase → MIVKMAVEISVVLCAYNRAELLLRGLQALLNQDFPREAFEVIVVDDGSTDQTTEVPPLFQSRFPEGHLRYLRLEKPPGFYRSPARARNTGLRAARGGLVVFSDPEIVASPRALSIHHELHRKSPQDLIITTSPWMVGKAATAALDGIDWRADLHELRRRFPPPEVFRATVEGQWLDAHFISFKRFWAYLNGGVNERFEAWGFESTDFSRRLYWHGLQHKQDVSPEAEVYHLWHDPVKGYGDRRMALIEGLLNSYDPDSLFRCLARRGQDLAAFGPRKAYGRARLFLLRRKAEEINAIRDELADEAEKDFFKRIGAARGHFPGDSFFGLEPWVGLRHLVEWEDYSAALEWVELACREWPGITGLLVEKAKLHLKMGRREEAHAIFTTIVEREPDNASAKHGLKEMATLQSSNRVPLPPNPERPMAKPTSPGHL, encoded by the coding sequence ATGATTGTGAAGATGGCCGTCGAAATCTCGGTGGTCCTATGCGCCTACAACCGTGCCGAGCTGCTCCTCCGGGGCCTTCAGGCGCTGCTCAACCAGGACTTTCCTCGCGAAGCGTTCGAGGTGATCGTGGTGGACGACGGTTCCACCGATCAAACGACGGAGGTTCCGCCCCTTTTCCAATCGCGATTTCCCGAGGGGCATCTCCGGTACTTGAGGCTTGAGAAACCGCCGGGGTTCTACCGGAGCCCGGCCCGCGCTCGAAACACCGGCCTCCGTGCCGCTCGTGGCGGGTTGGTCGTGTTCTCCGATCCGGAAATTGTGGCTTCGCCGCGCGCGCTCTCAATTCACCATGAACTTCACCGCAAATCCCCGCAGGATCTTATCATTACCACCTCGCCCTGGATGGTGGGCAAGGCCGCCACGGCCGCCCTCGATGGAATCGACTGGCGCGCGGATCTCCACGAGCTCCGACGGCGATTTCCCCCCCCCGAGGTCTTCCGCGCCACCGTAGAGGGACAGTGGCTCGACGCGCATTTCATTTCCTTCAAACGCTTCTGGGCGTATCTCAACGGTGGTGTCAACGAACGTTTCGAGGCGTGGGGTTTCGAAAGCACCGACTTCTCGCGCCGGCTGTACTGGCATGGTCTCCAGCATAAGCAGGACGTCAGCCCGGAAGCGGAGGTCTACCACCTTTGGCACGATCCCGTTAAGGGGTACGGCGATCGACGCATGGCCCTCATTGAAGGGCTTCTGAACAGCTACGATCCCGACAGTCTCTTCCGCTGCCTGGCCCGACGTGGACAAGACCTTGCGGCCTTCGGACCCCGCAAAGCGTATGGGAGGGCGCGGCTGTTTCTTCTCCGCCGGAAGGCGGAAGAGATAAACGCGATACGGGACGAATTGGCCGACGAAGCCGAGAAAGATTTCTTCAAGAGAATCGGAGCCGCGCGAGGCCATTTCCCGGGCGATTCCTTCTTCGGGCTGGAACCCTGGGTCGGCCTCCGCCACCTGGTCGAGTGGGAGGACTACTCCGCCGCCCTGGAGTGGGTTGAACTGGCCTGCCGCGAATGGCCGGGCATCACCGGGCTACTGGTCGAAAAAGCGAAGCTCCATCTGAAAATGGGTCGGCGGGAGGAGGCTCACGCGATCTTCACCACGATCGTCGAACGCGAGCCCGACAACGCTTCGGCGAAACACGGTCTCAAGGAAATGGCCACCTTGCAAAGCTCCAACCGAGTGCCACTCCCGCCGAATCCCGAGAGGCCCATGGCGAAACCCACCAGCCCTGGGCATCTCTGA
- a CDS encoding nucleotide exchange factor GrpE yields MMDSETSKKSDETEGTEGSKDSVVPNNGGGAVAPSAAGQAAEAKAEIPAKRKLSRKELRMELKAARKDAKATYNQLIHLQADFENLKKRLVREREDYIRQAKEALIREILPSIDNLEYALQHARERKEDSPLFNGVEMTHKGLMAAMKKFGVEPVEAVGAAFDPNFHEAISKVEKEDGRNQVIGEHQRGYVLDRKLVRPALVTIAVPGSAKKSESGG; encoded by the coding sequence ATGATGGACAGCGAAACGTCGAAAAAGTCGGATGAAACGGAAGGCACGGAAGGGTCGAAGGATTCTGTCGTGCCCAACAACGGTGGAGGTGCCGTCGCCCCTTCGGCTGCGGGTCAAGCCGCCGAAGCCAAGGCGGAAATCCCGGCGAAGCGGAAACTGTCCCGCAAGGAACTCCGCATGGAGCTGAAGGCGGCACGAAAGGACGCGAAGGCGACGTACAACCAGCTCATCCATCTCCAGGCGGATTTCGAGAATCTGAAAAAGCGCCTCGTCCGGGAACGCGAAGACTACATCCGCCAGGCCAAGGAAGCGCTGATCCGGGAAATTCTTCCGAGCATCGATAACCTCGAATACGCCCTGCAGCACGCAAGGGAGCGAAAAGAAGACAGCCCGCTTTTCAACGGCGTGGAAATGACACACAAGGGCCTGATGGCGGCGATGAAGAAATTCGGCGTCGAGCCCGTGGAGGCCGTGGGCGCGGCGTTCGATCCCAATTTTCATGAGGCGATTTCGAAAGTGGAAAAGGAAGACGGGCGCAATCAGGTGATCGGGGAGCACCAGCGCGGTTATGTCTTGGATCGGAAGCTGGTGCGTCCGGCGCTCGTGACAATCGCGGTCCCTGGTTCGGCCAAGAAGTCCGAATCAGGCGGCTGA
- a CDS encoding ABC transporter substrate-binding protein: MPFAAHWFGILFLGLLTTTAWGQETVPQAGIRLYDDGEASYKEGDFTAAAQRFEEFLKTYPASVRAPNAHYRLGQCYYKLKDLDRARKQFEIGTTFESSKIQRYSHYYLGQIERGLSHFKEAAEAFTRAYDPAGDAGFAQHVMTLIAESHFDQGRFFESTQWYLKYLQGSQNYDEAGEIRSRVDLMITQKLNPKELRGIVELKPVYPFDAMAALALARALRAESEFVEARSLLETLADRQDDYGQEARKLLGEIKTVLGKGKWKIGCLLPLTGKPSIYGQRARRGIELALDTLSSEIKDVDVDCQDTKGDPEAAAALFKAFSANEKVLSVIGPLLSKTAAAVGPLADSAKLPIMLMAPREGLPDLGEYAFRHALTASAQVRALVTYAMQNLGLKRFAILFPLEPYGTDMESLFKAELAAQGGVLVSEAAYEPKSTDFKAPIEKIKAEAFPDLPEDAPPPERTGLFVPDYYDSVGLLAPQLAFYEIKTAQLLGPSGWNYPQLVKIAGEHVDGAVFVDVFFAETEYEKARNVATLFEQKYGQPLGDIESLAYDTAALVLNTVGGIPQLSRNKVKDALLDVKDFPGVTGPMTVLPNGEVQKSLNLLTIRRGRIAKLN; the protein is encoded by the coding sequence ATGCCCTTCGCGGCGCATTGGTTCGGGATCCTTTTCCTTGGTCTGCTCACTACGACGGCGTGGGGACAGGAAACGGTTCCTCAAGCGGGCATACGCCTCTACGACGACGGGGAGGCATCCTACAAGGAGGGCGATTTCACCGCCGCCGCCCAGCGTTTCGAAGAATTCTTGAAGACGTATCCGGCCTCCGTGCGCGCCCCAAACGCCCACTATCGCCTGGGTCAGTGCTACTACAAACTCAAAGATCTGGATCGTGCCCGAAAGCAATTCGAGATCGGAACAACCTTCGAAAGTTCCAAGATCCAGCGCTACTCGCATTACTATTTGGGTCAGATCGAACGCGGGCTCAGCCACTTCAAAGAGGCCGCCGAGGCGTTCACGAGAGCCTACGACCCTGCCGGCGACGCGGGATTCGCGCAGCACGTGATGACGCTCATCGCGGAAAGTCATTTCGATCAGGGGCGATTCTTCGAAAGCACCCAGTGGTACCTCAAGTACCTTCAGGGCTCGCAGAATTACGACGAGGCCGGCGAAATCCGTTCGCGCGTCGATTTGATGATCACCCAGAAACTCAACCCAAAGGAATTGAGGGGTATCGTGGAACTGAAGCCGGTCTATCCCTTCGACGCCATGGCGGCGCTGGCCCTCGCGCGCGCGCTGAGGGCGGAGTCGGAATTCGTGGAAGCGCGGAGCCTGTTGGAGACCCTCGCCGATCGCCAGGATGACTACGGACAGGAAGCCCGGAAACTGCTCGGAGAGATCAAGACCGTGTTGGGAAAGGGGAAATGGAAAATCGGCTGCCTCCTTCCCCTCACCGGAAAACCGTCGATCTACGGTCAACGCGCCCGGCGGGGCATCGAGTTGGCGCTCGACACGCTTTCCAGCGAGATCAAGGATGTGGACGTGGATTGTCAGGACACAAAGGGTGACCCCGAGGCGGCGGCGGCGCTCTTCAAAGCCTTCTCGGCGAACGAAAAGGTGCTGTCGGTCATCGGCCCTCTTCTTTCTAAGACGGCGGCCGCCGTGGGGCCTTTGGCGGACTCTGCAAAACTTCCGATCATGTTGATGGCCCCGCGCGAGGGATTGCCGGATCTGGGTGAATACGCATTCCGGCACGCGCTCACCGCTTCCGCACAAGTCCGAGCCCTCGTGACCTACGCCATGCAGAACCTGGGTCTGAAGCGGTTTGCGATCCTCTTCCCGCTGGAGCCTTACGGAACGGATATGGAATCGCTCTTCAAGGCGGAACTGGCGGCCCAAGGCGGGGTTCTCGTTTCGGAAGCGGCCTACGAGCCCAAGTCCACCGATTTCAAGGCGCCGATCGAGAAGATCAAAGCCGAGGCATTCCCCGACCTGCCGGAAGACGCCCCCCCCCCGGAGAGGACGGGGCTGTTTGTCCCGGATTACTACGACAGTGTAGGGCTATTGGCACCCCAACTGGCGTTCTATGAGATCAAGACCGCCCAACTGCTGGGCCCGAGCGGATGGAACTATCCCCAACTGGTCAAGATTGCCGGCGAACATGTGGACGGAGCCGTCTTTGTGGACGTCTTTTTCGCCGAGACCGAGTATGAAAAAGCCCGGAACGTCGCGACCCTCTTTGAGCAGAAATATGGACAGCCTTTGGGGGACATCGAATCGTTGGCCTACGACACGGCGGCCTTGGTTCTCAACACCGTGGGCGGAATCCCGCAGCTTTCGCGCAACAAGGTGAAAGACGCGCTTCTCGACGTCAAGGATTTCCCCGGCGTGACCGGTCCGATGACCGTTCTCCCCAATGGCGAGGTCCAGAAATCGCTCAACCTCCTGACCATTCGGCGCGGGCGGATTGCGAAACTCAATTAG
- the dnaJ gene encoding molecular chaperone DnaJ — protein MAERDFYEILGVPRNASADDLKKAFRRMAMEHHPDKNQGNKQAEERFKEVNEAYEVLRDPERRAVYDQYGRAGLRGAAGGAAGVDFGGGLFEDIFEDFFGDIFGGRRARRGGSRREEKGADLELELIVTLEEAVRGGERETELSIYGPCDACGGNGIRPGTRPETCSTCRGRGRVQIQQGFFTIARTCPSCHGQGEVVREPCTACRGEGRVPRKKKVSIKIQPGVDTGTRIRYRGEGVMGRQGAQPGDLYVRIIVENHPLFQRVENDLVCDMPIDFPLAALGGKVQVPTLDGPQSMEIPSGTQTGDTLRVKGCGIPDLRSGRRGDLLIRIFVEVPDRLSREQKRLLEEFARVSQDSEAPRRRSFLEKARKFWKS, from the coding sequence ATGGCTGAACGGGATTTTTACGAAATTCTCGGCGTCCCGCGGAACGCCTCGGCGGACGATCTCAAGAAAGCCTTCCGCCGAATGGCGATGGAGCATCATCCCGACAAGAACCAGGGCAACAAACAGGCCGAGGAGCGCTTCAAGGAAGTCAACGAGGCCTACGAAGTGCTCCGTGATCCTGAGAGGCGGGCCGTGTACGATCAGTACGGCCGGGCCGGCCTTCGAGGGGCGGCGGGAGGAGCCGCCGGTGTCGATTTCGGCGGAGGCCTGTTCGAGGACATCTTTGAAGATTTCTTCGGAGACATTTTCGGCGGCCGGCGGGCGCGGCGGGGAGGCTCGCGCCGCGAGGAGAAAGGCGCGGATCTCGAGCTCGAACTGATCGTCACTCTCGAAGAGGCCGTGCGTGGCGGGGAGCGGGAGACGGAACTCTCCATCTACGGTCCATGCGACGCATGCGGCGGGAACGGAATCCGGCCCGGCACGCGGCCGGAAACCTGCTCGACCTGCCGTGGGCGGGGACGCGTGCAGATCCAACAGGGCTTTTTCACCATTGCACGCACCTGTCCCTCCTGCCATGGGCAAGGAGAGGTGGTGCGGGAACCCTGCACGGCGTGCCGCGGGGAGGGCCGGGTTCCGCGGAAGAAGAAGGTTTCAATCAAGATCCAGCCGGGGGTGGATACGGGCACCCGGATTCGATATCGGGGCGAGGGAGTCATGGGGCGCCAGGGCGCCCAGCCGGGGGACCTTTACGTGCGGATCATCGTGGAGAATCATCCCCTCTTCCAGCGCGTCGAGAACGACCTGGTGTGCGATATGCCGATCGATTTCCCCCTCGCCGCACTGGGAGGAAAAGTGCAGGTGCCCACTTTGGACGGTCCGCAGTCCATGGAGATCCCGTCGGGAACTCAGACCGGCGATACCCTGCGCGTGAAGGGGTGTGGCATTCCGGACCTTCGTTCGGGGCGGCGCGGCGACCTCTTGATCAGAATCTTTGTCGAAGTTCCCGATCGTCTCTCGCGCGAGCAGAAGCGGCTCCTGGAGGAGTTTGCACGGGTCAGCCAGGATTCGGAAGCCCCCCGGAGGCGAAGCTTCCTCGAAAAAGCGAGGAAGTTCTGGAAGTCGTGA
- the guaA gene encoding glutamine-hydrolyzing GMP synthase produces the protein MDRIVILDAGGQYTHLIARNVRELGVYSEIVEFAAAGERSKGAKGIIISGGPRSVLEADSPRLDRSFFEKLRWPALGICYGHQLLAYALGGEIKPGLIREYGHAALNIRKPGSLLRGLGRREPVWVSHGDTVVRPPEGFQILASTADCEIAAMGDPHRKFYGVQFHPEVIHTPRGKQVLRNFVRHVCGCQPTWSAKRQVGKFVREIREKAKGRPVLFLVSGGVDSTVAFVLCVKALGRKRVQGIYVDTGLMRKDETNLFKDRMARLGYDNIDVLDRSDSFLGPLRHVSEPERKRKIIGEAFVAVYHELFKSWSGKGDSWMLGQGTIYPDTIESGGTAHAALIKTHHNRVPEIQELQKQDRLIEPIHQLYKDEVRQLGRRLGLPKTILGRLPFPGPGLAIRCLATSKDQAVSALTLPKEIRGQLGVSAYRLPVRSVGVQGDSRTYAHTAVLTGRLSFAQLGELSSAITNKIREINRVAWLVASRPDADVLQARIVRSELTHARLDLLREADATVNEAIENLIARCEIWQCPVVLLPLRWREGETVVIRPVSSRDGMTANFSHLPSAPLRRLARRLLNIRGIDAVLYDVTNKPPGTIEWE, from the coding sequence GTGGATCGGATCGTCATTCTTGATGCCGGAGGGCAGTACACCCACCTGATTGCGCGAAACGTCCGGGAGCTCGGTGTCTATTCGGAGATCGTGGAGTTCGCAGCGGCCGGTGAGAGATCAAAGGGCGCCAAGGGGATTATCATTTCAGGTGGGCCGAGAAGCGTTCTCGAAGCAGACAGTCCGCGACTGGATCGTTCGTTCTTCGAAAAACTCCGCTGGCCCGCACTGGGTATTTGCTACGGTCACCAGCTCCTCGCGTACGCTCTCGGCGGCGAAATCAAGCCGGGCCTCATCCGCGAGTACGGCCACGCGGCCCTCAACATTCGCAAGCCGGGATCTCTTCTGAGAGGCCTCGGGAGGCGCGAGCCGGTTTGGGTGAGTCACGGCGATACCGTTGTCCGCCCGCCGGAAGGATTCCAAATCCTCGCGTCAACCGCCGATTGCGAAATCGCAGCGATGGGCGACCCACATCGCAAGTTCTACGGCGTGCAGTTCCATCCGGAAGTCATTCACACGCCGCGGGGAAAACAAGTCCTGCGAAATTTCGTGCGCCATGTGTGCGGCTGCCAACCCACGTGGTCCGCCAAACGCCAAGTCGGAAAATTCGTGCGCGAAATCCGGGAGAAAGCCAAAGGGCGCCCTGTCCTATTTCTCGTCAGTGGGGGCGTGGATTCCACGGTCGCCTTTGTGCTCTGCGTGAAGGCGCTGGGACGAAAACGCGTACAAGGAATCTATGTAGATACGGGGCTAATGCGGAAGGACGAGACAAACCTGTTCAAAGATCGCATGGCCCGACTCGGATACGACAATATCGATGTGCTGGATCGATCCGATTCCTTCCTGGGACCTCTGCGGCACGTATCCGAACCGGAGCGTAAAAGAAAGATCATCGGTGAAGCGTTCGTCGCGGTCTATCATGAGCTGTTCAAATCATGGTCCGGAAAGGGGGATTCGTGGATGTTGGGCCAGGGCACGATCTATCCGGACACCATCGAATCCGGCGGCACGGCCCATGCCGCCCTCATCAAGACCCACCACAACCGCGTGCCCGAGATTCAGGAACTCCAGAAGCAGGACCGCCTGATCGAACCCATTCACCAACTCTACAAGGACGAGGTTCGTCAGCTCGGGCGACGCCTCGGGCTTCCGAAGACCATCCTCGGACGGCTGCCCTTCCCCGGCCCGGGCCTCGCCATCCGGTGCCTGGCCACATCCAAGGATCAAGCGGTATCCGCATTGACGCTCCCGAAGGAGATTCGGGGCCAACTCGGCGTTTCCGCCTATCGCCTGCCTGTTCGCTCCGTGGGCGTGCAAGGTGACAGCCGCACTTACGCCCACACAGCCGTGCTGACCGGCCGCCTCAGCTTTGCTCAACTCGGAGAATTGTCCTCGGCCATCACGAACAAAATCCGCGAGATCAACCGCGTGGCGTGGTTGGTTGCCTCCCGACCGGACGCGGACGTCTTGCAGGCCCGCATCGTTCGCTCCGAGCTCACCCACGCCCGCCTAGACCTGCTGCGGGAAGCCGATGCAACCGTGAATGAAGCCATCGAGAACCTCATTGCTCGTTGCGAAATCTGGCAGTGTCCCGTGGTGCTTCTACCGCTGCGCTGGCGCGAGGGGGAAACCGTGGTGATCCGACCGGTCAGTTCGCGGGACGGAATGACCGCAAACTTCAGCCATCTGCCTTCAGCACCGCTCCGGCGATTGGCCCGCCGCTTGCTGAACATCCGCGGAATCGACGCTGTTCTCTACGATGTAACGAACAAACCTCCGGGAACCATTGAGTGGGAATGA
- a CDS encoding DUF2283 domain-containing protein — protein sequence MKIQFDSRQNIAYIGLREKPAQVQTIKISDELNVDLAPDGTIYGIELLNANEQLLSLGNGQLVFEDQSTGNAVGLMLPR from the coding sequence ATGAAGATTCAATTTGATTCACGGCAGAACATCGCATACATCGGCCTTCGAGAGAAGCCCGCGCAAGTCCAAACGATCAAGATCAGCGATGAACTGAACGTCGATCTGGCGCCGGATGGCACGATCTACGGGATCGAACTGTTGAACGCAAACGAACAACTGCTCTCGCTGGGCAATGGGCAACTGGTCTTCGAGGACCAGTCGACCGGGAATGCCGTCGGCCTGATGCTCCCTCGCTAG